A part of Negativicoccus succinicivorans genomic DNA contains:
- a CDS encoding major capsid protein, translating into MPTVGNLALTLADLRKRTGPQGEIDWVLEALNESNPILDDIPWLEGNLPTGNQTTVRTSVPMPSLRRINRGVDPSKSTTKQVADTCSIFEARSEVDIELLALAPDKAQFRRSEDVAHIEGFGQAVARNILYGDSMTNPDEFNGLGVRYNVLKGEKGDPGYQVVSAGGTGKTNTSIWIVGWGERTVTGIYPRNTYAGLKVRDLGENDAVDPDGRKFRAVSTLFTWKPGLAVRDQRAVAAVRNINTSNLLSLDSDGKRSLIEKFILAKNRLRNLDTVNAVAYVNDDVYSFLEIYLIDKNNVHVTRRDLADGQQVLYLAGIPVRKLDALRSDEAVIK; encoded by the coding sequence ATGCCAACAGTAGGAAATTTAGCGTTAACGCTTGCAGACTTGCGTAAACGCACAGGCCCGCAGGGTGAGATTGATTGGGTGCTGGAAGCACTGAACGAATCGAATCCGATTTTGGACGACATTCCGTGGTTGGAAGGTAACTTGCCGACGGGTAACCAAACGACGGTGCGCACGTCGGTCCCGATGCCGTCGCTGCGTCGCATTAATCGTGGTGTCGATCCGTCGAAGTCCACAACGAAACAGGTCGCCGATACATGCTCCATTTTTGAAGCACGTTCGGAAGTGGACATTGAATTGTTGGCGCTTGCTCCGGACAAGGCGCAGTTCCGTCGTTCGGAAGATGTTGCGCATATTGAAGGCTTTGGGCAAGCGGTGGCGCGTAATATTCTTTATGGTGATTCAATGACGAATCCGGACGAATTTAACGGCTTGGGCGTTCGTTATAACGTACTGAAAGGCGAAAAAGGTGATCCGGGGTATCAGGTTGTATCGGCCGGCGGCACGGGCAAAACAAATACGTCGATTTGGATTGTCGGCTGGGGCGAACGTACCGTGACGGGTATTTATCCGCGCAATACGTATGCCGGTCTGAAAGTCCGCGACTTGGGCGAAAATGATGCGGTAGATCCGGACGGCCGCAAGTTCCGCGCGGTGTCCACTTTGTTCACTTGGAAACCTGGCCTTGCGGTACGCGATCAACGCGCCGTTGCGGCGGTTCGTAACATTAACACAAGCAATTTGTTAAGCCTTGACAGCGACGGCAAACGTTCCTTGATTGAGAAATTTATTCTTGCGAAAAACCGTTTGCGCAACTTGGACACGGTGAACGCGGTGGCGTATGTCAATGATGATGTATATTCGTTCTTAGAAATTTATTTGATTGATAAGAATAACGTACATGTAACGCGCCGCGATCTTGCCGACGGTCAGCAGGTCCTGTATTTAGCGGGTATTCCTGTTCGCAAGCTGGACGCGTTGCGTAGTGATGAAGCGGTCATTAAATAA
- a CDS encoding portal protein produces METILARSPTAKYKGQKRPAREKAQKRFDRLFRKREPYVKWWRAIRKYELPFHGDFEENKARGESEEIYNSTARDAAAIFAGGVMSGLTPPSRQWFKLALAGKDTPKEAGIILDERQAIMQNVLARSNFYHAVYSCYHDLPFGQAPLGIFSAADGVHFMHYPIGSYALDTDATGRVNTFARKVRMTAAQIIEQFGEENAPQSVRDAAKNKSDRVFVVCWLVEPNTERRGGRLGPQSMPYRSLYWVEGSPTDEYLALGGMEEWPVPVARYQVIGLEPYAKGAGWYALADSKMLQVMERDILTAIEMGIKPPMQTSGATMPSVNMFPGGVTVNAVADGVRPLFDVQLNVQAVQAKIEQTEQKVRRAYAADLFLMLDQIERGQMTAREIMERTQEKLQQLGPVVERLQYEFLNPTLERVYGILDRGGVFPPLPPELAEQLGEEEVRIEYISPLAQAQKMSGLINIEQTLAFAGQVAQMFPEVLTKIDAMAMLDVYHDNIGAPAAMLRSTEEAQQIIAQQQEAQQQEEAQAAQMASIQQAAPLAQAAKNLTDAANDGNPAIREWLGMPNAGGGAP; encoded by the coding sequence ATGGAAACGATACTGGCAAGAAGTCCGACTGCGAAATACAAGGGGCAAAAACGGCCGGCAAGAGAAAAAGCGCAAAAACGGTTTGACCGACTGTTCCGCAAGCGCGAACCGTATGTTAAATGGTGGCGGGCGATCCGCAAATACGAATTGCCGTTCCATGGTGATTTTGAGGAAAACAAGGCGCGGGGCGAATCGGAAGAAATTTATAACTCGACGGCGCGCGATGCCGCTGCTATTTTCGCCGGCGGTGTCATGAGTGGACTAACGCCGCCTTCGCGTCAATGGTTTAAGTTGGCACTTGCGGGCAAAGACACGCCGAAAGAAGCGGGGATAATCCTTGACGAGCGACAGGCGATTATGCAAAACGTCTTGGCGCGCAGTAATTTCTATCACGCGGTTTATAGTTGCTATCATGATCTACCGTTCGGGCAAGCGCCGCTGGGTATCTTTAGCGCCGCCGACGGTGTCCATTTCATGCATTATCCTATCGGCAGTTACGCGCTAGATACCGACGCGACGGGGCGGGTCAATACGTTTGCGCGCAAAGTGCGAATGACAGCCGCGCAGATCATTGAGCAATTTGGCGAAGAGAACGCGCCGCAGTCGGTGCGGGACGCCGCAAAGAATAAAAGTGATCGTGTGTTTGTCGTGTGTTGGCTGGTAGAACCTAACACGGAACGGCGGGGCGGGCGTCTTGGTCCGCAGTCAATGCCCTATCGGTCTTTATATTGGGTCGAGGGGTCGCCGACTGATGAATATTTGGCGCTTGGCGGTATGGAAGAATGGCCCGTGCCGGTCGCGCGGTATCAGGTCATCGGACTAGAACCGTACGCAAAGGGCGCGGGCTGGTACGCATTAGCCGATAGCAAGATGTTGCAAGTTATGGAACGCGACATTTTGACGGCAATTGAAATGGGAATCAAGCCGCCGATGCAAACGAGCGGGGCGACGATGCCTAGCGTGAACATGTTCCCGGGCGGTGTAACCGTCAACGCCGTGGCGGACGGTGTGCGGCCGTTGTTTGATGTACAGTTAAACGTACAAGCCGTACAGGCAAAAATTGAACAGACAGAACAAAAGGTGCGGCGCGCATATGCGGCGGATCTTTTTTTGATGCTGGATCAGATTGAACGCGGACAAATGACGGCGCGGGAAATTATGGAACGCACGCAAGAGAAATTGCAACAGTTAGGCCCGGTCGTTGAGCGGTTGCAATATGAATTCTTAAATCCGACGCTTGAACGCGTATACGGGATATTGGATCGGGGCGGAGTGTTCCCGCCGTTGCCGCCGGAGTTGGCGGAACAGTTGGGCGAAGAAGAAGTTCGTATTGAATACATTTCGCCGTTAGCGCAAGCGCAAAAAATGTCCGGACTGATCAATATTGAACAGACATTGGCGTTTGCCGGACAGGTCGCGCAAATGTTCCCTGAAGTGTTGACGAAGATTGACGCGATGGCGATGCTTGACGTTTACCATGACAACATCGGCGCGCCGGCGGCAATGCTCCGATCAACGGAAGAAGCGCAACAGATTATCGCGCAACAACAGGAGGCGCAACAACAGGAAGAAGCGCAAGCGGCGCAAATGGCAAGTATTCAACAGGCGGCGCCGTTGGCACAAGCGGCGAAGAACTTGACCGACGCAGCAAACGACGGTAACCCGGCTATTCGTGAATGGTTGGGAATGCCTAACGCCGGAGGTGGCGCTCCGTGA